The Sorangiineae bacterium MSr11367 genome window below encodes:
- a CDS encoding SMI1/KNR4 family protein gives MSQEREVRIRNAVERVKSWMNVHGAEVLVENLARGASGAQLDADEQAYGFRFPADLRALWSVHAGQHDEQNGFVGAMDLLGPGAEKENVAMFLGFLREDPDSWEEAGVTPQEVQSDAWVAFAGRGYADLLVVSASSGRVFSCAKDSPPFHLVAESILDWLEAYADRVEAGTYHVEEGFGDCYLARDEALF, from the coding sequence ATGAGCCAAGAACGTGAAGTTCGGATTCGAAATGCCGTCGAACGGGTGAAGTCCTGGATGAACGTGCACGGCGCGGAGGTTCTGGTGGAGAACCTCGCGCGCGGCGCATCGGGCGCGCAGCTGGATGCGGACGAGCAGGCTTATGGCTTCCGCTTTCCTGCGGATCTGCGCGCGCTGTGGTCGGTGCACGCGGGGCAGCACGACGAACAGAATGGGTTCGTCGGGGCCATGGATCTTCTCGGCCCGGGTGCCGAGAAAGAGAACGTCGCCATGTTCTTGGGGTTCTTGCGTGAAGATCCCGATAGCTGGGAGGAAGCCGGTGTGACCCCGCAGGAAGTACAATCCGACGCGTGGGTGGCGTTCGCAGGACGAGGCTACGCGGACTTGCTCGTCGTCAGCGCTTCGAGCGGGCGCGTATTTTCCTGCGCGAAGGACTCGCCCCCGTTTCACCTCGTCGCGGAATCGATTCTCGATTGGCTCGAGGCCTATGCCGATCGCGTGGAAGCGGGGACGTACCACGTCGAGGAAGGCTTCGGCGATTGTTACCTCGCGCGCGACGAGGCTCTGTTCTGA
- a CDS encoding FAD-dependent monooxygenase, with the protein MRANGKKVLVSGASFAGLSTAFWMRRLGYEVTIVEIAGGLRTGGTAVDIKGKTVDIVRRMGLFEQIRSNRLSLQRWELKNERDVTERSLVLRGEDEAPSESEFEIERSVLLTMLFDTVKGHVEVVFDDSITALNEANDGIEATFASGSRGTFDLIFGCDGVHSAVRKLWFGDEARYMYFLGQYFSITIADKLLIERNTAQMFNVPGKAVMLNAYKNNTDIILSFASDEEIPYERRDEEAQRRIIAERFVGVGWRTAELLEEVRSSKSFYFDKLCQIRMPSWTKGRVALVGDAGYCPSPAAGMGGSLAIDGAAALADAMRDHDRNFELAFRDYDERFRPFITEVQAEAVRTGLETLVPRTEEAIRARNARTDSAF; encoded by the coding sequence ATGCGCGCGAATGGAAAGAAGGTCCTTGTCTCCGGTGCGAGCTTCGCGGGACTCTCGACCGCCTTTTGGATGCGTCGCCTCGGTTACGAGGTCACCATCGTGGAGATCGCGGGCGGGCTTCGGACGGGCGGCACGGCCGTCGACATCAAAGGCAAGACCGTCGACATCGTCCGGCGCATGGGACTCTTCGAGCAGATCCGCTCGAACCGATTGAGCCTGCAGCGGTGGGAACTCAAGAACGAGCGCGATGTCACGGAGCGCTCGTTGGTGCTGAGAGGCGAAGACGAGGCACCTTCGGAGAGTGAGTTCGAGATCGAACGAAGCGTACTGTTGACCATGCTGTTCGACACCGTGAAAGGTCACGTCGAAGTCGTCTTCGACGACAGCATCACCGCCTTGAACGAAGCGAACGACGGCATCGAAGCCACGTTCGCCAGCGGCTCACGGGGCACGTTCGATCTGATATTCGGCTGCGACGGTGTTCACTCCGCCGTGCGGAAGCTCTGGTTCGGCGACGAGGCTCGGTACATGTATTTCCTCGGGCAGTACTTCTCGATCACGATCGCAGACAAGCTGCTCATCGAGCGGAACACCGCGCAGATGTTCAACGTGCCGGGTAAGGCCGTGATGCTCAACGCCTACAAGAACAACACGGACATCATTCTATCGTTCGCCTCCGACGAGGAGATCCCGTACGAGCGGCGCGATGAAGAGGCGCAACGACGGATCATCGCGGAGCGATTCGTCGGGGTGGGCTGGAGGACCGCGGAGCTGCTCGAAGAAGTGCGGAGCTCGAAGAGCTTCTACTTCGACAAACTGTGCCAGATACGAATGCCTTCCTGGACGAAAGGGCGAGTCGCATTGGTGGGCGATGCGGGGTATTGCCCTTCCCCCGCGGCCGGCATGGGGGGCTCGTTGGCCATCGATGGCGCCGCCGCACTGGCGGATGCGATGCGCGATCACGACCGCAACTTCGAACTCGCGTTTCGAGACTACGACGAGCGCTTCCGCCCGTTCATCACGGAGGTGCAGGCGGAGGCCGTGAGGACCGGGCTCGAAACGCTCGTTCCGAGGACCGAAGAGGCCATCCGCGCCAGGAATGCACGGACCGACTCCGCCTTCTGA
- a CDS encoding glutathione S-transferase family protein, with product MTITITAFERSPDGGKGLARDTRVRWALEEVGQSYEVRLVSFQAMKEPAHMALHPFGQIPTYEEGHLALFETGSIVFHLAERHAGLLPVDADARARAITWMFAAVNTVEPPILDLVTVKILEGDKPWSKERLPLVQDRVRGRLKQLSVRLGSAEWLDGEFSAGDLMMVSVLLRSRPSGLLDEYSNLAAYVARGEARPAYQRAFAAQLAINTRTPQPDGHPR from the coding sequence ATGACAATCACGATTACCGCTTTTGAACGGTCACCCGATGGCGGCAAGGGACTGGCGCGCGATACACGCGTTCGCTGGGCGCTGGAGGAAGTCGGTCAATCCTACGAAGTGCGTCTCGTTTCGTTTCAGGCGATGAAGGAGCCCGCGCACATGGCGCTTCATCCTTTTGGCCAGATTCCGACCTACGAGGAAGGCCATCTCGCCCTGTTCGAGACAGGGTCGATCGTCTTTCATCTCGCCGAGCGCCATGCGGGTCTGCTGCCGGTCGATGCCGATGCACGGGCGCGTGCGATCACCTGGATGTTTGCCGCGGTCAACACGGTGGAGCCGCCGATCCTCGACCTCGTAACCGTGAAGATTCTGGAGGGCGACAAGCCCTGGAGCAAAGAGCGTCTGCCTCTGGTGCAAGATCGCGTCCGCGGCCGCTTGAAGCAGCTCTCCGTTCGCCTTGGCAGCGCCGAATGGCTCGATGGTGAATTCAGCGCGGGTGACCTGATGATGGTGTCGGTGCTGCTCCGGTCGAGACCATCGGGCCTTTTGGACGAATATTCGAATCTGGCTGCCTATGTCGCCCGCGGCGAAGCGCGGCCCGCCTACCAGCGCGCTTTCGCCGCTCAATTGGCCATCAATACCCGCACGCCGCAACCTGACGGTCATCCGCGGTAG
- a CDS encoding GDSL-type esterase/lipase family protein, with protein sequence MAPVNRTMFDPLADSADGARHWITTPVTAHLLRGALDVEHTEQGIVPHRLPAKVRQQFTDGRLAMAEAQPCGVRLAFRTRATVIELDARPTKHLYVGAPPRPDGVYDLLIDGLLAGRASVLGGHLLSIDVNTGLAEHRPGPIGTLRFSDLPERAKNVELWLPYNEITELVALRTDAPIEPASDGDRKVWLHHGSSISQGSNAASPSTTWAALVAAFARVNLINLGLGGSALLDPFTARAMRDTPADLISIKMGINLVNADLMRLRAFTPAVHSFLDIVRDGHPTAPLLVISPILCPIHEDTPGPSALDFDALRGGRLRFRAMGDPAECADGKLTMKIIRDELARIVRQRAAEDPNLHYLDGRALYGEADFAELPLPDDFHPDAATHRRIGERFAKLVFTANGPFAAVHHPPSGERNVPST encoded by the coding sequence GTGGCCCCGGTGAACCGCACCATGTTCGATCCGCTCGCGGACTCCGCGGACGGAGCGCGTCACTGGATCACGACGCCCGTCACCGCGCACCTCCTGCGTGGTGCCCTCGACGTGGAACACACCGAACAGGGCATCGTGCCGCATCGGCTGCCCGCCAAAGTCCGCCAACAATTTACCGACGGGCGACTCGCCATGGCCGAGGCGCAGCCCTGCGGTGTCCGCCTCGCCTTCCGCACGCGCGCGACCGTCATCGAGCTGGACGCACGGCCTACCAAGCACCTCTACGTGGGCGCTCCGCCTCGCCCGGACGGCGTATACGATCTGCTCATCGACGGCCTGCTGGCTGGCAGGGCGAGTGTGCTCGGCGGCCACCTGCTGAGCATCGACGTGAACACGGGGCTCGCCGAGCACCGGCCCGGCCCCATTGGCACCCTTCGATTCTCCGACCTGCCCGAGCGCGCGAAAAACGTCGAGCTCTGGCTTCCGTACAACGAGATCACCGAACTCGTCGCCCTGCGCACGGACGCTCCCATCGAGCCCGCGTCGGATGGGGACCGCAAGGTGTGGCTGCACCACGGCAGCTCGATCAGCCAAGGATCCAACGCCGCGAGCCCGAGCACCACGTGGGCCGCACTCGTCGCCGCCTTCGCGCGCGTGAACTTGATCAACCTGGGCCTGGGTGGCAGCGCCTTGCTCGATCCGTTCACCGCCCGCGCCATGCGCGACACCCCCGCGGATCTCATCAGCATCAAGATGGGCATCAACCTGGTCAACGCGGATCTGATGCGACTGCGGGCCTTCACCCCCGCGGTTCACAGCTTCCTCGATATCGTCCGCGACGGTCATCCCACCGCGCCGCTGCTCGTGATTTCGCCGATCTTGTGCCCGATTCACGAAGATACGCCGGGTCCCAGTGCGCTGGACTTCGACGCCCTTCGCGGCGGGCGACTGCGGTTCCGAGCCATGGGCGATCCCGCGGAGTGCGCGGACGGGAAGCTGACGATGAAGATCATCCGCGACGAGCTCGCGCGGATCGTGCGACAGCGGGCGGCCGAGGATCCGAATCTGCACTACCTCGATGGTCGAGCCTTGTACGGTGAGGCCGATTTTGCAGAATTGCCTCTGCCGGACGACTTCCACCCGGACGCCGCCACCCACCGCCGCATCGGTGAACGCTTTGCCAAGTTGGTATTCACCGCCAACGGCCCCTTCGCAGCGGTGCACCATCCCCCATCCGGGGAACGGAACGTACCTTCGACGTAG
- a CDS encoding lipocalin-like domain-containing protein, with product MLALGVLARTLTAPAPLQADNTAAAAMPSLVGTWTLSAADDLRADGTRVPAYGAGPKGILFFGADGRYSVEIYRATRPRFASGDKRRGTADEYREATLGVSAHFGRYAVDPVAKTITFRIECASFPNWDGAEQKRPYTVDGDELSWRVPASPDGTIPISVWRRAR from the coding sequence ATGCTCGCTCTCGGGGTTCTCGCCCGTACCCTCACGGCACCGGCGCCCCTGCAGGCCGACAATACCGCCGCCGCCGCGATGCCCTCGCTCGTCGGGACCTGGACGCTCAGCGCCGCCGACGACCTGCGCGCCGACGGTACACGCGTCCCCGCATATGGTGCGGGCCCCAAGGGCATTCTCTTCTTTGGAGCCGACGGGCGCTATTCGGTCGAGATCTACCGCGCCACGCGCCCTCGCTTCGCGTCCGGCGACAAGCGCCGCGGCACCGCCGACGAATACCGCGAGGCCACGCTCGGCGTCAGCGCCCACTTCGGCCGCTACGCCGTCGACCCCGTTGCGAAGACCATCACCTTTCGCATCGAGTGCGCGTCCTTTCCCAACTGGGACGGCGCCGAACAGAAGCGGCCCTACACCGTCGACGGCGATGAGCTCAGTTGGCGCGTTCCTGCGTCGCCCGACGGAACCATCCCCATCTCCGTGTGGCGCCGCGCACGTTAG
- a CDS encoding DUF1272 domain-containing protein → MLELRPNCECCDKDLPPESAEAMICTFECTFCRDCVTDHLGGICPNCGGNLSTRPIRPASKLATYPPSTTRVLKPKGCTRGV, encoded by the coding sequence ATGCTCGAACTTCGTCCCAATTGCGAGTGCTGCGACAAAGACCTGCCGCCCGAGTCGGCGGAGGCCATGATTTGCACCTTCGAATGCACCTTTTGCCGGGACTGCGTGACCGACCACCTCGGCGGCATCTGTCCGAACTGCGGAGGCAACCTGTCGACGCGCCCCATCCGCCCCGCGTCGAAGCTGGCGACGTACCCGCCCTCGACGACGAGGGTGCTGAAGCCAAAGGGCTGCACCAGGGGCGTTTGA
- a CDS encoding zinc-binding dehydrogenase, which yields MRAIVVRSIGGPEVLQLAEIPATQASSFAALAPYGQLIYYGDASGLPAPIDVGPLYERSLRIGAFKLDIERDIEMADQARRDLAMALCRGVLRLSVSRTFPLAEAAAAHREMEARRTTGKIVLIP from the coding sequence ATGCGCGCCATCGTCGTGAGGTCCATTGGCGGTCCGGAGGTGTTGCAGCTCGCCGAGATCCCTGCAACGCAGGCCTCGAGCTTTGCTGCCCTCGCGCCCTACGGCCAACTCATTTATTACGGAGACGCGAGCGGCCTGCCCGCACCCATCGACGTGGGCCCTCTCTACGAGCGCTCGCTGCGCATTGGCGCATTCAAGCTCGACATCGAACGCGATATCGAAATGGCGGACCAGGCACGCCGCGACCTCGCGATGGCACTCTGCCGAGGCGTGCTGCGGCTATCCGTATCGAGAACTTTCCCTCTCGCCGAGGCCGCGGCCGCCCACCGCGAAATGGAAGCACGGCGCACCACGGGGAAGATCGTTCTCATTCCGTAG
- a CDS encoding threonine/serine dehydratase, translating into MHLVSIDQIRNAMARIENHVFHTPLLPCAWAQDGTDETRTLKLKPENLQSIGSFKIRGAANAVAALTPEQRARGVVTHSGGNHGQGLALAARHYGVRAVIVVPDVAPAVKVEAMRKLGATVVLVPAADRFRRANELIATHGYTLVPSFDAHEVIAGQGTVGLEIIQDFSDVETVLVPIGGGGLAAGVGTAVKALAPEVRVIGVEPELAAETRESFGRGTLVPWEAERTYRTIADGVRLCPSELTFAHLVARLDDIVAVSEDEIREAMRVLAHRAHLVVEPSGALTTAAYLFHREELPPRRHHVAIVSGGNVDAKAYAQILA; encoded by the coding sequence ATGCATCTCGTCTCAATCGACCAGATTCGCAACGCCATGGCTCGCATCGAGAACCATGTTTTTCACACACCGCTTTTGCCGTGCGCGTGGGCGCAAGACGGCACCGACGAAACACGTACCCTGAAGCTCAAACCGGAGAACCTTCAGTCCATCGGCTCGTTCAAGATTCGGGGCGCGGCGAATGCCGTTGCCGCGCTCACACCCGAGCAGCGGGCTCGTGGCGTCGTAACGCATTCGGGGGGCAACCACGGACAAGGTCTTGCGCTGGCCGCACGGCACTACGGGGTGCGCGCAGTGATCGTCGTTCCGGACGTTGCGCCCGCGGTGAAGGTCGAGGCCATGCGCAAGCTCGGCGCAACCGTCGTGCTGGTCCCCGCCGCGGATCGGTTCCGGCGCGCAAACGAATTGATTGCCACCCACGGATACACGCTCGTTCCGTCGTTCGATGCACACGAGGTCATCGCGGGCCAAGGGACCGTAGGGCTCGAGATTATCCAAGATTTTTCCGACGTCGAAACCGTGCTCGTGCCCATCGGAGGGGGCGGTCTCGCCGCGGGGGTTGGGACCGCCGTGAAAGCACTCGCGCCAGAGGTGCGCGTTATCGGCGTAGAGCCCGAGCTGGCGGCCGAGACGCGCGAGAGCTTCGGCCGCGGAACGCTGGTTCCCTGGGAAGCAGAGCGCACTTACCGCACCATCGCCGATGGGGTGCGCCTGTGCCCCTCCGAGCTGACGTTTGCGCATCTCGTGGCGCGCCTCGACGATATCGTGGCAGTGAGCGAGGATGAAATTCGCGAAGCCATGCGCGTACTCGCGCACAGAGCACACCTCGTGGTCGAGCCCTCCGGCGCGCTCACCACCGCAGCTTATTTGTTTCACCGCGAGGAACTCCCCCCGCGCCGCCATCACGTGGCCATCGTCAGTGGCGGTAACGTTGACGCGAAGGCGTATGCCCAAATTCTCGCTTAG
- a CDS encoding LysR substrate-binding domain-containing protein — translation MNHAARDRLEHPNPRVTLDLDTLRTLVTADTLGGYGQAAAQLGRTPSAISLQMKRLQADVGVTLFRKRGRGLALTEAGELVLRYARRMLEFNDELLDAVGGAAKAGSIGLGCCQDFADAVLPAALARFGELYPRAQLEVRIEGNAVLVDAVGKGKLDLAIAIGHAERATAQTLAEVELAWIAGRDFVRRKGEPLPLVLLGPQCAFRKAAIDALDAAGVAWRLAAVSPSPSGLWAAARAGLGVTLRAPIGLPPELVASKSLFGLPRLGTFPVTLHSRTQARTAGFERLQRIVGEVLAQSVR, via the coding sequence ATGAACCATGCTGCCCGCGATCGGCTCGAGCACCCGAATCCGCGCGTGACGCTCGATCTGGATACGTTGCGCACGCTGGTCACGGCGGACACGCTCGGCGGATATGGTCAGGCGGCGGCGCAATTGGGAAGGACGCCGTCGGCGATTAGCCTGCAGATGAAACGGCTGCAGGCCGACGTCGGGGTGACGCTGTTTCGTAAGCGCGGGCGCGGCTTGGCGCTGACCGAGGCGGGCGAGCTCGTGCTGCGCTATGCGCGACGTATGCTCGAGTTCAACGACGAGCTCCTCGATGCCGTCGGAGGCGCGGCAAAGGCGGGGAGCATCGGCCTCGGATGCTGCCAGGACTTCGCAGATGCGGTGTTGCCCGCGGCATTGGCGCGCTTCGGTGAGCTGTATCCGCGGGCGCAATTGGAAGTGCGCATCGAGGGAAACGCCGTGCTCGTCGATGCCGTCGGCAAAGGGAAGCTCGATTTGGCCATCGCAATCGGGCACGCCGAGCGCGCGACGGCGCAGACCCTCGCGGAGGTGGAGCTGGCGTGGATCGCGGGGCGAGACTTCGTGCGACGAAAGGGCGAGCCACTGCCGCTGGTCCTGCTCGGCCCGCAGTGCGCGTTTCGCAAGGCCGCCATCGATGCGCTCGATGCGGCGGGCGTGGCGTGGCGACTGGCGGCCGTCAGCCCCAGTCCGAGTGGGCTATGGGCGGCGGCGCGCGCAGGTCTCGGTGTGACGTTGCGGGCGCCGATTGGCTTGCCACCGGAGCTCGTGGCCAGCAAGAGCCTATTCGGGCTGCCGCGATTGGGAACGTTCCCGGTGACCTTGCACAGTCGGACGCAGGCGCGGACGGCAGGTTTCGAGCGCCTGCAACGGATCGTGGGCGAGGTGCTCGCGCAGAGCGTGCGCTAA
- a CDS encoding TetR/AcrR family transcriptional regulator: MGERRESKKRETRQRISDVATELFLARGFDAVTLDEIAAAANVSKMTVFNYFARKEDLMLDRQDDLKLLFFREAIRARPKGQSPIAELRVLMGKLREQKHSFSRFDRQTTDFWRFVAASPSLEARLRELNDEAAEGLAIELAGPKPDGLTRLAANMIVLTVHTARQEAVRVFVHGGSTKKANAAFFALIDQGFAAIHGMLADPTRRV; this comes from the coding sequence ATGGGCGAGCGACGCGAGAGCAAGAAGCGCGAGACGAGACAGCGGATTTCCGATGTGGCCACGGAGCTTTTCCTCGCGCGGGGCTTCGATGCGGTGACGCTCGACGAGATAGCGGCCGCTGCGAACGTCTCCAAGATGACGGTCTTCAACTACTTCGCGCGCAAGGAGGACCTCATGCTCGATCGCCAAGATGATTTGAAGCTGCTCTTCTTTCGCGAGGCGATCCGCGCGCGGCCGAAGGGGCAATCCCCCATCGCCGAGCTCCGCGTTCTCATGGGCAAGCTGCGAGAGCAGAAACATTCGTTCAGCCGCTTCGATCGCCAAACGACCGACTTTTGGCGCTTCGTCGCGGCGAGCCCGTCGCTCGAGGCGCGCCTCCGTGAGCTCAACGACGAAGCCGCAGAAGGCCTCGCGATCGAGCTCGCCGGTCCGAAGCCCGATGGCCTCACGCGGCTCGCGGCCAACATGATCGTGCTGACGGTGCACACGGCTCGCCAAGAGGCCGTCCGCGTGTTCGTACACGGAGGCTCCACGAAGAAGGCGAACGCCGCGTTCTTCGCGTTGATCGATCAGGGCTTCGCGGCCATTCACGGAATGCTGGCAGATCCCACACGACGCGTTTGA
- the nadC gene encoding carboxylating nicotinate-nucleotide diphosphorylase, with protein MPLAPLPSVLIEPIVRAALLEDLGRAGDITTDAIVPSGVRAKVSLAARQAGVVAGLDLALMAFRLIDPAITASIRRVDGSHVSPGEAIATLEGPARGLLTAERVALNFLCHMSGIATATAGVVEAVRGTKARIIDIRKTLPGLRAVQKYAVRAGGGANHRFGLDDGVLIKDNHIAVAGGIRTAIERARAAVGHMVKLEIEVDTLEQLAEALGFDIDAVLLDNMGPEELRRAVALVDGRAIIEASGGITPATAGTLAATGVDLLSMGWLTQSVRALDIGVDHIS; from the coding sequence ATGCCGCTCGCCCCTCTTCCCTCAGTCCTCATCGAGCCGATCGTCCGCGCAGCGCTGCTCGAGGATCTCGGCCGTGCCGGCGACATCACCACGGATGCCATCGTGCCAAGCGGCGTGCGCGCCAAGGTTTCGCTCGCTGCCCGCCAGGCCGGCGTCGTCGCCGGCCTCGACCTCGCGCTCATGGCCTTCCGACTCATAGACCCCGCGATCACCGCCTCGATCAGGCGAGTGGACGGCTCCCACGTCTCGCCGGGCGAAGCAATCGCGACGCTCGAGGGTCCCGCGCGCGGCCTGCTCACCGCCGAGCGCGTCGCGCTCAACTTCCTCTGTCACATGAGCGGAATCGCCACGGCCACGGCCGGGGTCGTCGAGGCCGTGCGAGGCACGAAGGCGCGCATCATCGACATCCGCAAGACGCTTCCGGGCCTGCGCGCGGTCCAGAAATACGCCGTCCGCGCCGGCGGCGGGGCGAACCATCGCTTCGGCCTCGACGACGGAGTTCTCATCAAGGATAACCATATCGCGGTCGCAGGCGGCATCCGGACAGCCATCGAGCGCGCACGGGCGGCAGTCGGCCACATGGTCAAACTCGAGATCGAGGTCGACACGCTCGAGCAGCTCGCAGAGGCGCTAGGCTTCGACATCGACGCCGTCCTTCTCGACAACATGGGCCCCGAGGAGCTCCGCCGGGCGGTCGCCCTCGTCGACGGCCGGGCCATCATCGAAGCCTCCGGCGGCATCACGCCTGCGACCGCCGGAACACTGGCGGCGACCGGCGTCGATCTTCTGTCGATGGGTTGGCTGACGCAGAGCGTTCGGGCGCTCGACATCGGGGTCGACCACATATCCTGA
- a CDS encoding right-handed parallel beta-helix repeat-containing protein translates to MDGTTTASCPAENHAGSGPNVRSLQKPGLAVVDSGHVTVSGLEIRHFCMGVMLLRSHDNHIHHNVIHDMVGAAGIMITGDDGTAAGGSTKGLSTNNVIERNVIHDTGDGGEHARDDEADRDQQRSLEYVLYYCNRA, encoded by the coding sequence GTGGATGGCACGACGACGGCCTCGTGCCCGGCCGAGAACCACGCGGGCAGCGGCCCGAATGTGCGCTCGCTGCAAAAGCCGGGGCTTGCCGTGGTGGACTCTGGGCACGTCACGGTCAGTGGGCTCGAGATTCGCCATTTTTGCATGGGCGTCATGCTTCTTCGGAGCCATGACAATCATATCCATCACAACGTGATCCACGACATGGTCGGCGCCGCGGGTATCATGATTACGGGGGATGATGGTACGGCTGCGGGCGGATCGACCAAGGGGCTGTCGACGAACAACGTGATCGAACGCAACGTCATTCATGACACGGGCGATGGCGGCGAGCACGCGCGGGACGACGAAGCTGACCGCGACCAACAGCGATCGCTTGAATACGTACTTTATTACTGCAATCGTGCATGA